The following are from one region of the Nocardioides marmotae genome:
- a CDS encoding multifunctional oxoglutarate decarboxylase/oxoglutarate dehydrogenase thiamine pyrophosphate-binding subunit/dihydrolipoyllysine-residue succinyltransferase subunit, which produces MPQSSGNQSSERSSGSEPPADFGANEWLVEEMHEQYKLDPGSVDPMWVKYFAGSGNGSSNGSSKAAEKPAAKAPAKPAEKPAAKAAEKPAEKKAADKPAAPAKAQPKATPRPETKAAEPAKGTSSPTPKESRPADRTEAADEPSYTVLRGIAAATAKNMDISLSVPTATSVRNIPVKLLWDNRIVINGHLERARGGKVSFTHLIGYAIIKAIKALPAMNNTYDEVDGKPTMVTPPHINLGLAIDQVKADGSRQLVAPSIKGCESMDFAQFWTAYEDIVRKAKNNKLTMEDYSGTTVSLTNVGGLGTNNSVPRLMKGQAAIIGVGSMDYPPEFQGASQETIARNAISRILTMTSTYDHRVIQGAQSGEFLGQVAKYLLGQDGFYDEIFRSLRIPYEPIRWNADVSASHDDEIDKQARILELIHAYRVRGHLMADTDPLEYRQRSHPDLRIESHGLTLWDLDREFPTGSFGGEGRRFMKLRHILGTLRDSYCRTTGIEYMHIMDPEQRQWIQERVEQPHKKPPREEQLRILLKLNQAEAFETFLQTKFVGQKRFSLEGGETTIPVIDEICEAAAQADLDEVAIGMAHRGRLNVLANIVGKKYSQIFREFEGNIDPRTVQGSGDVKYHLGAEGEFEADSGDRIKVSVAANPSHLEAVDPVLEGIARAKQDVLDRGADYPVLPLLVHGDAAFAGQGVVAETLNLSQLRGYRTGGTIHLIVNNQVGFTTSPGSSRSSLYATDVARMVQAPIFHVNGDDPEACIRVARLAFEYRQAFNKDVVIDLVCYRRRGHNEGDDPSYTQPLMYDLIEQKRSVRKLYTESLIGRGDITVEEAEQVLRDYQQQLERVFTEVREASTQPSEWTTVPDYPDKPAGEARTAISPEVLKRISDAYTTPPDGFTVHPKVMPQLQRRAQAITDGPIDWGTGEILAFGALLMDGRPVRLAGQDSRRGTFVQRFATIIDRTNADEWTPLSSLTEDQAKFHVYDSLLSEYAALGFEYGYSVARPEALVLWEAQFGDFVNGAQTVIDEFITSGESKWNQQSGVVLLLPHGYEGQGADHSSARIERFLTMAADEAFVVAQPSSPASYFHLLRQHALGERHRPLIVFTPKSMLKRKEAASQPSEFTEGTFRPFVGDAAADPEKVDTLLLCSGRVTWDLMVERGKQEQGERFAIGRVEQLYPRPIDDIKAEIARYPHLKEVRWVQDEPRNMGPWPHYQLNVWPEVDAKVVPVTRPASSSPAVGTVKRHQAEQKELLAQAFA; this is translated from the coding sequence GTGCCGCAGTCCTCTGGCAACCAGTCCTCCGAACGTTCCTCCGGCTCGGAGCCACCCGCAGACTTCGGAGCCAATGAGTGGCTCGTCGAGGAGATGCACGAGCAGTACAAGTTGGACCCCGGCAGCGTCGACCCGATGTGGGTGAAGTACTTCGCCGGGTCGGGCAACGGCTCGAGCAACGGCTCGAGCAAGGCCGCCGAGAAGCCCGCGGCGAAGGCCCCCGCCAAGCCTGCTGAGAAGCCTGCTGCGAAGGCTGCTGAGAAGCCCGCCGAGAAGAAGGCCGCCGACAAGCCGGCCGCCCCGGCGAAGGCCCAGCCCAAGGCCACCCCGCGACCGGAGACCAAGGCGGCCGAGCCCGCCAAGGGCACCTCCTCCCCCACGCCCAAGGAGTCGCGCCCCGCCGACCGCACCGAGGCCGCCGACGAGCCGTCGTACACCGTGCTGCGCGGCATCGCCGCGGCCACGGCGAAGAACATGGACATCTCGCTGTCGGTCCCGACCGCGACGTCGGTGCGCAACATCCCGGTCAAGCTGCTGTGGGACAACCGGATCGTCATCAACGGCCACCTCGAGCGCGCGCGTGGCGGCAAGGTCTCCTTCACCCACCTCATCGGCTACGCCATCATCAAGGCGATCAAGGCGCTGCCGGCGATGAACAACACCTACGACGAGGTCGACGGCAAGCCGACCATGGTGACCCCGCCGCACATCAACCTCGGCCTGGCCATCGACCAGGTCAAGGCCGACGGCAGCCGCCAGCTGGTCGCCCCCTCGATCAAGGGCTGCGAGTCCATGGACTTCGCGCAGTTCTGGACCGCCTATGAGGACATCGTCCGCAAGGCCAAGAACAACAAGCTGACGATGGAGGACTACTCCGGCACGACCGTCAGCCTCACCAACGTCGGCGGGCTCGGGACCAACAACTCCGTCCCGCGCCTGATGAAGGGCCAGGCGGCCATCATCGGCGTCGGCTCCATGGACTACCCGCCGGAGTTCCAGGGCGCCTCGCAGGAGACGATCGCGCGCAACGCGATCTCCCGGATCCTGACGATGACCTCGACCTACGACCACCGCGTCATCCAGGGCGCGCAGTCGGGTGAGTTCCTCGGCCAGGTCGCCAAGTACCTCCTGGGCCAGGACGGGTTCTACGACGAGATCTTCCGCTCGCTGCGGATCCCCTACGAGCCGATCCGCTGGAACGCCGACGTCTCGGCCTCCCACGACGACGAGATCGACAAGCAGGCCCGGATCCTCGAGCTGATCCACGCCTACCGCGTGCGCGGCCACCTGATGGCCGACACCGACCCGCTGGAGTACCGCCAGCGCAGCCACCCCGACCTGCGCATCGAGTCCCACGGCCTGACCCTGTGGGACCTCGACCGCGAGTTCCCCACCGGCTCCTTCGGTGGCGAGGGCCGGCGCTTCATGAAGCTGCGCCACATCCTCGGCACGCTGCGTGACTCCTACTGCCGCACCACCGGCATCGAGTACATGCACATCATGGATCCCGAGCAGCGCCAGTGGATCCAGGAGCGCGTCGAGCAGCCGCACAAGAAGCCGCCGCGCGAGGAGCAGCTGCGGATCCTGCTGAAGCTCAACCAGGCCGAGGCCTTCGAGACCTTCCTGCAGACCAAGTTCGTCGGCCAGAAGCGCTTCTCCCTCGAGGGCGGCGAGACGACGATCCCGGTCATCGACGAGATCTGCGAGGCCGCCGCCCAGGCCGACCTCGACGAGGTCGCGATCGGCATGGCCCACCGCGGTCGCCTCAACGTGCTCGCCAACATCGTGGGCAAGAAGTACTCCCAGATCTTCCGGGAGTTCGAGGGCAACATCGACCCGCGGACCGTCCAGGGCTCCGGCGACGTGAAGTACCACCTCGGCGCCGAGGGCGAGTTCGAGGCCGACTCCGGTGACCGGATCAAGGTCTCGGTCGCGGCGAACCCCTCCCACCTCGAGGCGGTCGACCCGGTGCTCGAGGGCATCGCCCGAGCCAAGCAGGACGTGCTCGACCGGGGCGCCGACTACCCCGTGCTGCCGCTGCTCGTCCACGGCGACGCGGCGTTCGCGGGCCAGGGCGTCGTCGCCGAGACGCTGAACCTCTCCCAGCTGCGCGGCTACCGCACCGGCGGCACGATCCACCTGATCGTCAACAACCAGGTCGGGTTCACCACCTCGCCGGGCTCCTCGCGGTCCTCCCTCTACGCCACCGACGTGGCGCGGATGGTCCAGGCGCCGATCTTCCACGTCAACGGCGACGACCCGGAGGCGTGCATCCGCGTCGCCCGGCTCGCCTTCGAGTACCGCCAGGCGTTCAACAAGGACGTCGTCATCGACCTCGTCTGCTACCGCCGCCGCGGTCACAACGAGGGCGACGACCCGTCGTACACCCAGCCGCTGATGTACGACCTCATCGAGCAGAAGCGCTCGGTCCGCAAGCTCTACACCGAGTCCCTCATCGGCCGTGGCGACATCACGGTGGAGGAGGCCGAGCAGGTCCTGCGCGACTACCAGCAGCAGCTCGAGCGGGTCTTCACCGAGGTGCGCGAGGCCAGCACCCAGCCCTCGGAGTGGACGACCGTCCCGGACTACCCGGACAAGCCGGCCGGCGAGGCGCGCACCGCGATCTCCCCGGAGGTCCTCAAGCGGATCTCGGACGCCTACACCACGCCGCCGGACGGCTTCACCGTCCACCCGAAGGTGATGCCGCAGCTGCAGCGCCGGGCGCAGGCGATCACCGACGGCCCGATCGACTGGGGCACCGGCGAGATCCTCGCCTTCGGTGCGCTCCTCATGGACGGGCGGCCGGTCCGCCTGGCCGGCCAGGACTCGCGCCGCGGCACCTTCGTGCAGCGGTTCGCGACGATCATCGACCGGACCAACGCCGATGAGTGGACCCCGCTGAGCTCACTCACCGAGGACCAGGCGAAGTTCCACGTCTACGACTCGCTGCTCTCGGAGTACGCCGCGCTCGGCTTCGAGTACGGCTACTCGGTGGCCCGCCCCGAGGCGCTGGTGCTGTGGGAGGCGCAGTTCGGTGACTTCGTCAACGGCGCCCAGACGGTCATCGACGAGTTCATCACCTCCGGCGAGAGCAAGTGGAACCAGCAGTCCGGCGTGGTCCTGCTGCTGCCGCACGGCTACGAGGGCCAGGGCGCGGACCACTCCTCCGCGCGGATCGAGCGGTTCCTGACCATGGCCGCCGACGAGGCGTTCGTCGTCGCGCAGCCCAGCAGCCCGGCGTCGTACTTCCACCTGCTGCGCCAGCACGCGCTCGGCGAGCGGCACCGCCCGCTGATCGTCTTCACGCCGAAGTCGATGCTCAAGCGCAAGGAGGCCGCCTCGCAGCCCTCGGAGTTCACCGAGGGGACGTTCCGTCCCTTCGTCGGCGACGCCGCCGCGGACCCCGAGAAGGTCGACACGCTGCTGCTGTGCTCGGGTCGCGTGACCTGGGACCTCATGGTCGAGCGGGGCAAGCAGGAGCAGGGCGAGCGCTTCGCGATCGGCCGGGTCGAGCAGCTCTACCCGCGCCCGATCGACGACATCAAGGCCGAGATCGCCCGCTACCCCCACCTCAAGGAGGTGCGCTGGGTGCAGGACGAGCCGCGCAACATGGGTCCGTGGCCGCACTACCAGCTCAACGTGTGGCCCGAGGTCGACGCGAAGGTGGTCCCGGTGACCCGCCCGGCGTCCTCCTCGCCCGCCGTCGGCACGGTCAAGCGGCACCAGGCCGAGCAGAAGGAGCTGCTGGCGCAGGCCTTCGCCTGA
- a CDS encoding acetoacetate decarboxylase family protein has protein sequence MTEPSAASSTTPSPGAPAYPAAPWPMTGQLFVSLFRVPTAVDEMRPAGVYGAAFVSYEEPSPLTYSELLVARPIKVPGSRGRRVSITDIWVDSPASVAGGRELWAIPKDLCDFTLESERRGPFARTEWSASLDRRPIASARFTDAAGLAPRVPFKGQTWQPGIADTDHEDRRATLQGTTKAMPCWGAWEFDPDGPLGWLAGRRAIASFRMNAFQMSFG, from the coding sequence GTGACCGAGCCCTCCGCCGCTTCCTCGACCACCCCCTCGCCCGGAGCGCCGGCCTACCCGGCCGCGCCCTGGCCGATGACCGGGCAGCTGTTCGTCTCCCTCTTCCGCGTCCCGACCGCGGTCGACGAGATGCGCCCGGCCGGCGTGTACGGCGCCGCGTTCGTCTCCTACGAGGAGCCGAGCCCGCTGACCTACTCCGAGCTGCTGGTGGCCCGGCCGATCAAGGTGCCCGGGTCGCGCGGGCGCCGGGTCAGCATCACCGACATCTGGGTGGACTCCCCCGCCTCCGTCGCCGGCGGCCGTGAGCTGTGGGCGATCCCCAAGGACCTGTGCGACTTCACGTTGGAGTCCGAGCGCCGCGGCCCGTTCGCCCGCACGGAGTGGTCGGCCTCGCTGGACCGCCGCCCGATCGCCAGCGCCCGGTTCACCGACGCCGCCGGCCTCGCGCCCCGCGTGCCGTTCAAGGGCCAGACCTGGCAGCCCGGCATCGCCGACACCGACCACGAGGATCGCCGCGCGACCCTGCAGGGGACGACGAAGGCGATGCCGTGCTGGGGCGCCTGGGAGTTCGACCCCGACGGCCCGCTCGGCTGGCTCGCCGGCCGCCGCGCGATCGCGTCGTTCCGGATGAACGCCTTCCAGATGTCCTTCGGCTGA
- a CDS encoding fatty acid desaturase family protein — protein sequence MTTARTSGRTTMTTTQHAPTTDTATDTATDAPAGPITGRLTAEQLETFGAEMDAIRQRVLAELGEDDATYIRNVVKAQRAFEAAGRALFYLPPAWPLAVASLSVSKILDNMEIGHNVMHGQYDWMGDPGLSSRMYEWDNVCPSEQWKYSHNYIHHTYTNILGKDRDIGYGVLRMDEDQPWHPYYLGNPVYAFLLMVFFEWGVAMHDLEVENLVAGKRKIEDNKALHAGIMRKVRRQALKDYVLFPALTGPLFPLTFAGNATANLVRNVWAFNIIFCGHFPAGVATFSQEECEDESRGQWYFRQLLGSANITGGKLFHVMTGNLSHQIEHHLFPDLPARRYPEIAEQVQEICERYELPYNNGPLGKQLFSVARKICRFALPDRRSADVATAQADETVVAA from the coding sequence GTGACCACCGCCCGAACCAGCGGAAGGACCACCATGACCACCACCCAGCACGCCCCGACCACCGACACCGCCACCGACACCGCCACCGACGCGCCCGCCGGCCCGATCACGGGTCGGCTCACCGCCGAGCAGCTCGAGACCTTCGGTGCGGAGATGGACGCCATCCGCCAGCGGGTGCTCGCCGAGCTCGGCGAGGACGACGCGACGTACATCCGCAACGTCGTGAAGGCCCAGCGCGCCTTCGAGGCCGCCGGCCGGGCCCTGTTCTACCTGCCGCCGGCGTGGCCGCTCGCCGTCGCCTCGCTCAGCGTCTCCAAGATCCTCGACAACATGGAGATCGGGCACAACGTCATGCACGGCCAGTACGACTGGATGGGCGATCCCGGCCTGAGCTCGCGGATGTATGAGTGGGACAACGTGTGCCCCAGCGAGCAGTGGAAGTACAGCCACAACTACATCCACCACACCTACACCAACATCCTCGGCAAGGACCGCGACATCGGCTACGGCGTCCTGCGGATGGACGAGGACCAGCCGTGGCACCCCTACTACCTCGGCAACCCGGTCTACGCGTTCCTGCTGATGGTCTTCTTCGAGTGGGGCGTGGCGATGCACGACCTCGAGGTGGAGAACCTCGTCGCGGGCAAGCGCAAGATCGAGGACAACAAGGCCCTGCACGCCGGGATCATGCGCAAGGTGCGGCGCCAGGCGCTCAAGGACTACGTGCTGTTCCCCGCGCTGACCGGCCCGCTCTTCCCGCTGACCTTCGCGGGCAACGCGACCGCCAACCTGGTCCGCAACGTGTGGGCGTTCAACATCATCTTCTGCGGCCACTTCCCGGCCGGCGTGGCGACCTTCTCCCAGGAGGAGTGCGAGGACGAGAGCCGCGGCCAGTGGTACTTCCGCCAGCTGCTCGGCTCGGCCAACATCACCGGCGGGAAGCTCTTCCACGTGATGACCGGCAACCTCAGCCACCAGATCGAGCACCACCTCTTCCCCGACCTGCCGGCCCGGCGCTACCCGGAGATCGCCGAGCAGGTCCAGGAGATCTGCGAGCGCTACGAGCTGCCGTACAACAACGGACCGCTGGGCAAGCAGCTGTTCAGCGTCGCGCGGAAGATCTGCCGGTTCGCCCTGCCCGACCGGCGCAGCGCGGACGTCGCGACCGCGCAGGCGGACGAGACGGTGGTGGCCGCCTGA
- a CDS encoding DUF6104 family protein, with amino-acid sequence MYFTDRGIEELERRRGEEEVTLAWLAEQLQVFTDTHPEFETAVERLATWLARLDDPED; translated from the coding sequence ATGTACTTCACCGATCGAGGCATCGAGGAGCTCGAGCGCCGCCGCGGCGAGGAGGAGGTCACCCTGGCCTGGCTCGCCGAGCAGCTGCAGGTGTTCACCGACACCCACCCGGAGTTCGAGACGGCCGTGGAGCGTCTCGCCACGTGGCTGGCGAGACTGGACGACCCCGAGGACTGA